GTAAAAAGATTGACATCATAGAATATTCATCAGACCTTAAAAAATTCATCAAAAATATATTTGCTCCAATAGAATTGGAAGACGTTTGGTTCAAAAAAATTAATGGGGAATTAATAGCATATGTAAGAATAAATCCTAAATTTAGAAGAGCAGTTATTGGAAACAGAGGAAGAAACATTGAAAGAGCTGTGCAAATTGCAAGAAGACACACCGACGTAAAGAATATAAGGGTCATTGTAGGAAATAGAAGGAGGCCATTCAGAAAAAGATTTGGGGGTAAAAAAGTACTTAGAGATACAAGCAAAGAATCAGTAGAAATGCAAGCTCAAGCAACTAAAACTGAAGAAACCAATACTGAACAACAACAAACTGAAACAACAAACACAACAACAGAAGAAAACCAATAGATATTAAACCAAATCTTATTCAATAAATAAATATATAAATGAAACTAAATGATGAACATGAATATAAGTTATAATTGGAACTACTAAAAATAAAAATAAGAAATTAAAAAACATTAAAATTAAAAAACAATCGTAAAATGGTGAGAAGATGTCAGGAAGTAAATCACCAAGAGGGGAATTTGCTGGAAGAAAGTTAAGATTGAAAAGAAAGAAATGTAGATGGCATGACTACAACTATGTCAGAAGAGTATTGAGATTAAAAGAAAAATATGACCCATTAGAAGGAGCTCCAATGGCAAGAGGAATTGTTATTGAAAAAGTTGGTTTAGAGGCAAAGCAGCCAAACTCTGCTATTAGGAAGTGTGTTAGAGTTCAGTTAATCAAAAACGGTAGAGTTGTTACAGCATTCTGTCCAGGAAACCACGCTATAAACTTCATTGATGAACACGATGAAGTTATTATTGAAGGTATTGGGGGACCAAAAGGGCCAAGAGCAAAAGGGGACATTCCAGGAGTTAAATATAAGGTCATTATGGTCGGTAAGAACTCATTAAGAGAGCTCGTTAGAGGAAGACAAGAAAAAGTTAAAAGATAAATTTGGGGTGAGATGTTGGAAGAAATTAAAATATTTGGTAAGTGGGATCCTACAGAGGTTGTTGTTAGAGATCCAAGTTTAAGAAGATACATAAACTTAACACCAATTTATGTTCCACACACAGCAGGTAGATTTACAAAGAAACAATTTGATAAAGCTAAAATGAGCATTGTTGAGAGATTAGCAAACAAAATAATGAGAAAGGAACACAACACTGGAAAAAAACTCAAAGCATTAAAAATTGTTGAAGAAGCATTTGAAATTATTGAAAAAAGAACAAAACAAAACCCAATCCAAGTTTTAGTTGATGCCTTAGAAAACGCTGGTCCAAGAGAAGAAACAACAAGAATCTCCTATGGTGGAATTACTTACTTACAATCTGTTGACTCATCACCATCAAGAAGATTAGATATTGCTTTAAGAAACATCGCATTAGGTGCATGGCAGGCATCACACAAAAACAAAAAGAGCATTGCTGAATGCTTAGCAGAAGAAATAATTGCTGCTGCAAAAGGAGACATTCAAAGAAGCTTCGCTGTCAGGAAAAAAGAAGAAACAGAAAGAGTTGCTCAATCAGCAAGATAATCAATATGTTTTATATTTTTCCAATTTAGCTTTTTCAATTAACTCTTTTATCTCAAAAATAAAAAATAAAAATTTAAAACTATGTCTATAATCCAAATAAAATACTAAATAAAAAACAACAAAACAAAAAGTAAAAATAATTAGGTGAGGGATGAGATTATGGGTAGAAGAGCAAAGATGATTGAAAAAATTAAAACCTTAATGGAGCAACACGACAGAATTAGAAACATTGGGATTTGTGCTCACATTGACCACGGTAAAACAACATTATCCGATAACTTATTGGCTGGAGCAGGAATGATTTCAAAAGATTTAGCAGGAGAGCAGTTAGCATTGGACTTTGATGAGGAAGAGGCACAAAGAGGTATTACAATTTACGCTGCAAACGTTTCAATGGTTCACACCTACGAAGGTAAAGATTACTTAATTAACTTAATCGACACCCCAGGGCACGTTGACTTCGGTGGGGACGTTACAAGAGCAATGAGAGCAATTGATGGAACAATTGTCGTCGTTTGTGCAGTAGAAGGTGTAATGCCACAGACAGAAACTGTTTTAAGACAAGCATTGAGAGAAAAAGTAAAACCTGTCTTATTCATCAACAAAGTTGACAGATTAATCAACGAGTTAAAATTAACACCAGAAGAATTACAAAACAGATTCATGAAAATCATTACCGATGTAAACAACTTAATTAAGAAAATGGCTCCAGAAGAATTCAAAGACAAATGGCTTGTTAACGTCATGGATGGAAGTGTTGCATTTGGTTCAGCATACAACAACTGGGCAATTTCAGTTCCATTCATGCAAAAGAGTGGAATAACATTCAAAGACATTATTGAATACTGCGAACAAGACAAACAAAAAGAACTTGCTGAAAAAGCTCCATTGCATGAAGTAGTTTTAGACATGGTTATTAAGCACTTACCAAACCCAGTTGAGGCACAAAAATACAGAATTCCAAACATCTGGAAAGGAGACCTCAATTCAGAAATTGGTAAAGCAATGCTCAACTGTGATCCAAACGGTCCATTGGCAGGAGTTATTACAAAAATTATCATGGACAAACACGCTGGACCTGTTTCAGCATGTAGATTGTTCAGTGGAAGATTAAGACAAGGGGACGAAATCTACTTAGTAACTTCAAAATCAAAAGCAAGGGCTCAGCAAGTTTCTGTCTTCATGGGTCCAGAAAGAATACAAGTAGATAGCGTTTCAGCAGGTAACATCTGTGCTATTACTGGATTAAAAGAGGCAACAGCAGGGGAAACGATCTGTTCACCAAACAACATAATTGAGCCACCATTTGAGGCAATTACCCACGTTAGTGAGCCAGTTATTACAGTTGCTATTGAACCAAAGAACAACAAGGACTTGCCAAAATTAATTGAAGTATTAAGACAAATAGCAAGAGAAGACAACACAGTAAAAGTTGAAATTAACGAAGAAACTGGAGAATACTTAATCAGCGGTATGGGAGAATTGCACATTGAAGTTATTACAAAAACAAAAATTGGAAGAGATGCAGGAATTGAGGTTGAAGTAGGTAACCCAATTGTTGTTTATAGAGAAACGGTAACTACACAATCACCAATAGTTGAAGGTAAGTCACCAAACAAACACAACAAACTCTACTTCGTTGTTGAACCATTAGAAGAGAGTGTCTTACAAGCATACAAAGAAGGTAAAATTAAAGATGAGGACTTCAAGAAGAGAACAACACCAGAAGTTGAGAAAGCATTAGTTGAGGCAGGATTGGACAAAGAAGAAGCTAAGAGGGTAATGTCCATCTATGAAGGAAACATGTTAATCAACATGACAAGAGGTATTATCCACTTAGACGAATCCAGAGAATTAATTATACAAGGATTCAAAGAGGCGGTAAGAAACGGTCCATTAGCAGCAGAAAAATGTCAAGGAGTTAAGGTTAAGTTAGTAGATGCTATCTTCCACGAAGATGCAATCCACAGAGGTCCAGCACAATTAATTCCAGCAGTAAGGTTTGGTATCAGAGATGCGATAATGCAAGCAAAACCAGTATTATTAGAGCCAATGCAAATGGTATTCATCAGCACACCACAAGACTACATGGGAGACGCAATAAGAGAAATCAGCAACAGAAGAGGACAAATATTAGATATGGAGCAAGAAGGGGACATGGCAATTATCAAAGCAAAATGTCCAGTTGCAGAGATGTTTGGATTCGCTGGAGCAATTAGGGGAGCTACCCAAGGTAGATGTCTCTGGAGTATAGAGTTTGCTGGATTCGAAAAAGTACCGCCTGAATTACAGGATCAATTAATAAAACAAATAAGAGAAAGAAAGGGATTGAAAGTTGAATAATTAAAAATAGGTTGTGCTCTATTTGAATTTTAACATAATCCTAACTTCTTTCAAAATTTTATTGTGATTATAGTCGTATGCGTTAGAGATTGAAATGAACTATTGGTAAATTCTTAAAGATTTATTCCTTATTTCAAATTTTAAGGAAGGATAATGATTATTTAAAAATTCACTAATGTATAAATAAGTTTAAAAATCCACTGCAACCTTCGGTTGCAGGGAAGTTGAATAACCGTAGGTTATTCAACTATTCCGCACACGACTATAAATAACTTACAAAAATTCCGCAAACGACCATACCCCACCATAAAATATATATACCACTTCCTACTATTCACTATTTACCAAATTTTTCCGAATGATAAAATTATTTTCTAATTTTGTGAACTGTTACTTACATTTTTATATGGCTATAAATGACAATAATTAAATAAAGTAAAGAAAAAAGTAAAAGTTAAAAAATAAAAATGGAGGTCGTGGAATATGGCAAAACAAAAGCCAGTATTAAACGTTGCATTCATTGGACACGTTGACGCAGGTAAGTCAACAACAATTGGAAGACTCTTATACGACAGTGGAGCAATTGACCCACAAGTTTTAGAAAAATTAAAAAGAGAAGCTGCAGAAAAAGGTAAAGCAGGATTCGAGTTTGCTTACGTTATGGACGGTTTAAAAGAAGAGAGAGAAAGAGGGGTTACAATCGACATTGCTCACAAGAAATTCGAAACTCCAAAATACGAAATTACAATTGTCGACTGTCCTGGACACAGAGACTTCATTAAAAACATGATTACTGGAGCTTCACAAGCAGACGCTGCTATATTAGTCGTTGACGTAAACGACCACAAAACAGGTATCCAACCACAAACAAGAGAACACATGTTCTTAGCAAGAACATTAGGTATCAACCAAATTGCAGTTGCAATTAACAAGATGGACACTGTAAACTACAGCCAAGAAGCTTACGAAGCAATGAAAAAGATGCTCTCAGAACAATTATTGAAAATCTTAGGATACAACCCAGACAACATTGACTTTATCCCAGTTGCGTCATACCATGGAGACAACGTTGTTAAAAAATCAGACAAAATGCCATGGTACAATGGACCAACATTAGTTGAAGCATTAGACAAATTCAACCCACCAGAAAAACCAACAAACTTACCATTAAGAATCCCAATCCAAGACGTTTACTCAATTACAGGGGTCGGTACAGTTCCTGTTGGTAGAGTAGAAACAGGTATCTTGAAACCAGGAGACAAAGTTATATTCGAACCAGCAGGAGTTCAAGGAGAAGTCAAATCCATCGAAATGCACCACGAACAAATCTCACAAGCAGAGCCTGGAGACAACATTGGTTTCAACGTAAGAGGTGTCAGTAAGAAAGATATTAAGAGAGGAGACGTTTGTGGACACCCAGACAACCCACCAACAGTTGCAGAAGAATTCACAGCACAAATCGTTGTCTTACAACACCCAACAGTCATTACAGTTGGTTACACACCTGTCTTCCACGCACACACAGCACAAGTTGCATGTACATTCACAGAAATCTTGAAGAAGTTGAACCCAGCAACTGGTGAAGTTATAGAAGAAAATCCAGACTTCATTAAAGCTGGAGATGCTGCAATCATCAAAGTCAGACCAACAAAACCAATGGTTATTGAAAACGTAAAAGAAATCCCACAACTCGGAAGATTCGCTATCAGAGATATGGGTATGACAATCGCAGCAGGTATGGCAATCGATGTTAAAGCAAAAAACAAATAAATTAGCTTAATTTCCTCTTTTCTTTTTATTTTTTTATATTTACACCTCTTTTTAAACACTTAAAAAATGAAGGGGGATGAGTATGCAAAAAGCAAGAATAAAATTGAGTGGTACAAACCACAAAGAATTGGATGAAGTTTGTAGGCAAATAAAAGCAATTGCAGAAAAAACAGGAGTTGACATATCAGGACCTATACCATTACCAACAAAAGTATTGAAAGTTGTAACAAGAAAAGCACCAGATGGAGAAGGTTCTGAGACCTATGAAAGATGGTACATGAAAATACACAAGAGATTAATTGACATTGAAGCAGATGAAAGAACATTAAGACACATTATGAAAGTCAAAATACCAGACTCAGTTCAAATAGAAATTCAGTTCAAATAAGGTCTTTTTTGGGCGTTTAATTTTGCAAAAGCCCATTAAACGGTTGCAATCCAATTTAGGGATTGCAACAATTTTCTTTTTTAATATTAATTTTTTGGATTAATTATCAGTTTTTTGTTGATTGTCTATTTTGATGATGCACTTTTCATAATTTTGCTAATTTATTATTTTTGCCTAAAATTTTGTTATAAGATTTATAAATTTCATTATATTGATGAAGAAGTCATAAACCTGCAGTAACTGATAGAACTATAATATATAGTAGTGATGATGAAATTAACATAAAAACATAATAATTATAAATTTTTTATTTCTTTTTCAGTGAATTCATCATTTTCCATTCCTACCACTAAAATAAAAAAAGAAAAAGGGGATTAATCAAACTTCTCCAGAGCGTCCTCAGCAGCGAGAGCCAATGGCTCATTTACCATTGAGACGGGTGGGGCATAGCAGAACTCCATATTTGCTAATTCATCTGCTTTAACCCCTTTGAATATTGCTATTGACATGGCATCGATTCTCTCAGCGACTCTCTCTCCACCAACGATTTGGCATCCAACTACTCTTTTATCTTTATCAAAAATCATCTTGATTTCTATTGGTTTTCCTCCTGGGTAGTATCTTGCTCTTGTTAGTGCTTTGCATCTTCCAATAACTATTGGAATGCCATTTTGGTTTGCAGATAAAGCACTTAGACCCACCCCTCCAATTTCCAAGTCTCCTATTTTTGAAACCATTGCATTTAAAACTGGATTGAACTCTGCCTTTATTCCAACTATATTCTTTGCTGCAACCTTTCCTTGCCTTACTGCGGTGGTTCCAAATGGAGACATTGTCACCTGTTTTGTTACAAAGTCAACAACTTCAACACAATCTCCAACGGCGTAGATATTTGGAATAGAGGTTTGCATCTTTTCATCGACTTTTATTGCCCATTTTCCAATTTCACATCCTGCCTTTTTAGCCAATTCGATATTTGGTCTTACGCCAGTAGCCATAATAACCATATCTGCCTCAATGACTTTATTATCAACAACAACACCCTCAACTTTGTCCTTACCGACGATTTTCTCGACTGGCTTATTTAAAATAATCTTGATTCCTTCTTTTTCCAAATATTCCTTAACCTTCTCAGCCATATCTGGATCTAATGCCCTTGGCAATACCTGCGGAGCCATCTCTACAACTGTAACATCCAAACCTCTCTTTTTGAAGGCATAGGCCATCTCTAATCCAATAGCTCCAGCACCAGCAACAACAACACTGTTTGATTTTTTAGCGTATTCATCAATTTTCATTCCATCTTCAACAGTTCTAACTGTAAATACTCCTTCCAAATCTTTCCCCTCAATTGGAGGGACAAATGGTGTTCCTCCTGTTGCAAGAACAAGATAATTGTAATCTAATTCAAACTTTTCTCCATCTTTTTCATAAACAACCTTATTTTCTTTTGAGTTTACATCAACAACTTTTGCCTTAGTAATTATGTCAATGTTTCTTTCTTTTTTGTAGTCCTCTGGTGTGTGCATTATTATATCTTCAAATGATTTTATCTCTCCTTCAATAACATAAGGTATAGCACATGGAGAATAAGCAACGTGCCTATCCATTGTGATTACGACGATCTCCATATCCTTGTCGTATTTTCTTATCGTTGAAGCTGTTGTCAATCCTCCTGCTCCGCTACCAACTATTACCGTCCTCATTTGTTCACCTTTATTCTTTTTAATTCTAAATTAATGATAAAATTAAAATAAAAAAATTAAGATAAATATAAATTAATGTTTCATAAGTTTTTATCAACTCGCTAATATCTCTACATGAAACTTTAAGAAAGTTAAGCAAAACCTTTGTCGGTTTTGCAGCTCGAACCTTACGGTTCGATTAGGCGAAATCAAAGATTTAGTTGAATAACTACGTTATTCAACTTCCCTGCAACCGAAGGTTGCAGTGGACGCTGCTCGAACCTTCGGTTCGATTTCATCAAAGGGGTGCATTGCCGTTTGAAACTGTTTAATTTTTCATTGACGAATGTGGACATTAATGTATTTTCGTTTTCGAAATTTTTATATATGCGTTTATATACATGTAAATATAAGGATGATGCCTCTGATGAAGGTGGATACTGGAGACCTAAGGAGGCGGACTTTACTGAGTGTTAAACCTTATGGGCGGAGTCGGGGTTCTCCCGGAGCGAAGCGACGGGAACTTAAAAACCGTTAGGTTTTTATGTCCGTGACAGGGATGGAGACCGATGATATGTTCCCGATGAACCCAGAGGGAACTGAGGCCGATGACATCCAAGTCCAACGTGGGCATTTGTCTATGATTGTTCACGTTGGACAGACCCCTCGCTATGCTTGGCAATGCTTCATA
The sequence above is a segment of the Methanotorris igneus Kol 5 genome. Coding sequences within it:
- a CDS encoding NusA-like transcription termination signal-binding factor; amino-acid sequence: MKVRLTTEEIMKIGYFEKLSGATVIDCICDDDRIVFVVKEGDIGAAIGKGGENVKTAMEKFGKKIDIIEYSSDLKKFIKNIFAPIELEDVWFKKINGELIAYVRINPKFRRAVIGNRGRNIERAVQIARRHTDVKNIRVIVGNRRRPFRKRFGGKKVLRDTSKESVEMQAQATKTEETNTEQQQTETTNTTTEENQ
- the rpsJ gene encoding 30S ribosomal protein S10 encodes the protein MQKARIKLSGTNHKELDEVCRQIKAIAEKTGVDISGPIPLPTKVLKVVTRKAPDGEGSETYERWYMKIHKRLIDIEADERTLRHIMKVKIPDSVQIEIQFK
- a CDS encoding elongation factor EF-2; this translates as MGRRAKMIEKIKTLMEQHDRIRNIGICAHIDHGKTTLSDNLLAGAGMISKDLAGEQLALDFDEEEAQRGITIYAANVSMVHTYEGKDYLINLIDTPGHVDFGGDVTRAMRAIDGTIVVVCAVEGVMPQTETVLRQALREKVKPVLFINKVDRLINELKLTPEELQNRFMKIITDVNNLIKKMAPEEFKDKWLVNVMDGSVAFGSAYNNWAISVPFMQKSGITFKDIIEYCEQDKQKELAEKAPLHEVVLDMVIKHLPNPVEAQKYRIPNIWKGDLNSEIGKAMLNCDPNGPLAGVITKIIMDKHAGPVSACRLFSGRLRQGDEIYLVTSKSKARAQQVSVFMGPERIQVDSVSAGNICAITGLKEATAGETICSPNNIIEPPFEAITHVSEPVITVAIEPKNNKDLPKLIEVLRQIAREDNTVKVEINEETGEYLISGMGELHIEVITKTKIGRDAGIEVEVGNPIVVYRETVTTQSPIVEGKSPNKHNKLYFVVEPLEESVLQAYKEGKIKDEDFKKRTTPEVEKALVEAGLDKEEAKRVMSIYEGNMLINMTRGIIHLDESRELIIQGFKEAVRNGPLAAEKCQGVKVKLVDAIFHEDAIHRGPAQLIPAVRFGIRDAIMQAKPVLLEPMQMVFISTPQDYMGDAIREISNRRGQILDMEQEGDMAIIKAKCPVAEMFGFAGAIRGATQGRCLWSIEFAGFEKVPPELQDQLIKQIRERKGLKVE
- a CDS encoding 30S ribosomal protein S12, producing the protein MSGSKSPRGEFAGRKLRLKRKKCRWHDYNYVRRVLRLKEKYDPLEGAPMARGIVIEKVGLEAKQPNSAIRKCVRVQLIKNGRVVTAFCPGNHAINFIDEHDEVIIEGIGGPKGPRAKGDIPGVKYKVIMVGKNSLRELVRGRQEKVKR
- a CDS encoding 30S ribosomal protein S7; translated protein: MLEEIKIFGKWDPTEVVVRDPSLRRYINLTPIYVPHTAGRFTKKQFDKAKMSIVERLANKIMRKEHNTGKKLKALKIVEEAFEIIEKRTKQNPIQVLVDALENAGPREETTRISYGGITYLQSVDSSPSRRLDIALRNIALGAWQASHKNKKSIAECLAEEIIAAAKGDIQRSFAVRKKEETERVAQSAR
- a CDS encoding NAD(P)/FAD-dependent oxidoreductase encodes the protein MRTVIVGSGAGGLTTASTIRKYDKDMEIVVITMDRHVAYSPCAIPYVIEGEIKSFEDIIMHTPEDYKKERNIDIITKAKVVDVNSKENKVVYEKDGEKFELDYNYLVLATGGTPFVPPIEGKDLEGVFTVRTVEDGMKIDEYAKKSNSVVVAGAGAIGLEMAYAFKKRGLDVTVVEMAPQVLPRALDPDMAEKVKEYLEKEGIKIILNKPVEKIVGKDKVEGVVVDNKVIEADMVIMATGVRPNIELAKKAGCEIGKWAIKVDEKMQTSIPNIYAVGDCVEVVDFVTKQVTMSPFGTTAVRQGKVAAKNIVGIKAEFNPVLNAMVSKIGDLEIGGVGLSALSANQNGIPIVIGRCKALTRARYYPGGKPIEIKMIFDKDKRVVGCQIVGGERVAERIDAMSIAIFKGVKADELANMEFCYAPPVSMVNEPLALAAEDALEKFD
- the tuf gene encoding translation elongation factor EF-1 subunit alpha; translation: MAKQKPVLNVAFIGHVDAGKSTTIGRLLYDSGAIDPQVLEKLKREAAEKGKAGFEFAYVMDGLKEERERGVTIDIAHKKFETPKYEITIVDCPGHRDFIKNMITGASQADAAILVVDVNDHKTGIQPQTREHMFLARTLGINQIAVAINKMDTVNYSQEAYEAMKKMLSEQLLKILGYNPDNIDFIPVASYHGDNVVKKSDKMPWYNGPTLVEALDKFNPPEKPTNLPLRIPIQDVYSITGVGTVPVGRVETGILKPGDKVIFEPAGVQGEVKSIEMHHEQISQAEPGDNIGFNVRGVSKKDIKRGDVCGHPDNPPTVAEEFTAQIVVLQHPTVITVGYTPVFHAHTAQVACTFTEILKKLNPATGEVIEENPDFIKAGDAAIIKVRPTKPMVIENVKEIPQLGRFAIRDMGMTIAAGMAIDVKAKNK